Genomic DNA from Ictidomys tridecemlineatus isolate mIctTri1 chromosome 6, mIctTri1.hap1, whole genome shotgun sequence:
atttagagacaggttctcaccgagtttcttagggcctcataaagtttctgaggctggctttgaactttggatcctccttctttaacctcccaagccactaggattaccaggtgtgccactgtgccctgccaaaaataatttttaatgaaaaattattcttttgtttctgcagTCCTTAATAGTATCCCATTACATCCTTCCCTTCTTACCTGCCCTGTCTGCAATAGTCAGTACCCCTCTTCTCTTGATCAAATTGTTTTCCGGTACAAATGCtggactttcttttattttgagttgattcAGTGTGTTTCTCCTAATTTAcatgtcattttcttttattcatgatTCTCTTAAACTTTCTCTCTTCAGTTCTATATACCCTCAAGTGTTTGGCAGTAATAGATGCTGTTATCTTCCACGAACAATTGGAAGATCATagaatttttctctgtgtcttagTCATGTTAATGATATGTCAAAAGAATATTATTACTtgctctttatttttaagattctattttctaatgAAGCTACATGAGAAGATTTAGAATCAAGCAGATAATGTTATCCTCTGGACCTGggaacactcataaatcaaaggcatttctgcatatcagtgataagtcctctgaaaaggaaacaaggaaaaactgcctcaaaaagaaaaagaaaaagaaaaagaaaaagaaaaaacttgggaatcaacttaatggaAGAGGTGAAAgaatgctaaaaaaataaattaaagaagacctaagaagaagaccttagaagatgaaaagatctctttttcttgcataggcagaattattattgtcaaaatgaccatactaccaaaagcactatacaggtttaatgcaattacaatcaaaatcccaatgacattcttcaaagaaatagaaaagctgTCATGAactttatctggaaaaataagagacccacaaTAGccaagcaatccttagcaagaagagcaaAGGAGGAGGCATCACTACaacagaacttaaactatactacacagcaatagtaacaataacagcatggtattggcaccaaaaaaagaCTTATAGATCAATGACACAGGAGTTGGTTGGTTTACAGTCTGCCTGTGTGGTCCCATATATATGTGTCTgtgatgcaaagaaaagaccacttactccaattttaaaccaaattaaagcaagcttattttGTATACACAAGAGAGCTGATCAGCAACTACCTCAGGCAAATGCAGGTCCATTGGTTAGCATCAGGACTAAGAGCAGGGAGGTTTTTATAACTCGAAAAATTATAAAGGTGTGTATCTCGGGAGCTTACAGAAGATAGGCTTCTAGCAAGCGTAATACAAGGGCAGATGGCAGGTTAAAGATATGCATGGCTTAACACCTCAAAGTAGGGAGTAAACTCAGATTCTGACATCAAAGTTAATGAGGAGCTGCTGAGATTTCtgggagggttgttatctggtctgGGAGAGCCAAGCAAGGGTACGTTCAAAGCATGGGCAGGAATTTCCAGCAATATTAAACATCAAAGGATGGTCAggccaaataaaacagaaataaacttttcatgaccttgtgatgagatggctcccaatcttaagatggaTTTAGGCTGGGTAAATCATATATGTGtgcaaatatatgtgtgtgtgtgtgtgtgtgtgtgtatgtgtgtgtgtgtgtgtgtctgtgtatatatatatatagaaacaccaagctgctgctgctgtgtggcCAGAGTTGCTTTTCTATACTCTCCATGTGATCTGAAAATCTGCCCACAGCACTGGACTTCCCACCCTGTCTGCCATCCCTGTGGCAGTGCTGTGTGGCCCCATGCCACTTCTCTTTGCCCCTTGCTGGCTCCTTGTGATACTGTGGTTATTGGTGAtaagtcctgcttccccacatgttgaattTTCAATATTAGAGAAGCATGCTAAGGCAAGCATACAAAgcaggttttatttaaaaaggggtaacacagacttctcccgcaaaggagaagggggccatagctggtatcctggcaTCCCAAGAAGCCAGGAGGTGTTCTGctctttttatatgtcctaggattCTTGTGTTCTCCTGCTCCCCCCcacccttatctttctccttcctgcatatgtgacaaggcccaggaatgctcagtgTGATGGCCGAAAGGTGGGAAATAGGTGGGCTGAATGGGGAAGGGCAGGTTGAGTAGACAAGAATACATTAAAAACCTTATGGCCCTCTGTAGGGAGGGAAAATTTCTGcaacaggttaccttggcaacaggttggagcaagagcaggttcttgataagatccctcaggggacagtcactaagttcccagactcactcaaaagtGGCTTCCTTGACCCGACCTGACTCCATCTACCTATCTACaatgactgcctgtctaattctggcttctcTTGCTCCAACTTTCAGCACCAGCAGTGGGCTGTTGTGGTGGACTTTGTCCTAGCCTGGGTTCTCCCTGCCCATGGACACTCTTGGCCAGACTTTCTTAAAACATGCGAATGTCTCTGTGAAGGCCTTGGACAAGTCTTATCTCACTATGCTTCTACAAACATAACCTCACCTGAGAATTCTTTTCCTGGAATTTTTGCTAAGAGTCTAAGAACAATTATGGTAAGggtttctggagaagcttaattaagatttttgtGTGGAGGAAAGCATACAACTACATTATCTGTGTAGTTCCTGACATTGCTGATTCCATTATCATTCAGGTAGGCACATGCTCCAAATTCTTTGATGGAAAACCTAAAATCagacacaaaaatattaaatattcataggCTGGACATCCACATTTTCTTCTCCACTACACTGTCCAGCATCAACCCTCCATGTTTTTTAATGTGAACAAGAGAAATGTGTCAGTCATTGATAATATATACTATTTCTGCATTTAGTTTCCTTTACATTCTCAAGGTGTTTGCTTGAATAACACAAGTTTATCATTCATCTATCCCAAACCCATTTATGTGTTATTGATTAGGTATTTAACTGGTGCTTgcctctgtctccaaactgttgTCATTGGTGGCTTTTTCTGaagattatttttagtttgatcTTCACTTGTTTTATATATGTCTGAAGATACTTAAAAATTGCTTACTACTAAATTCCTAAAAGTTTAACATTTTTGATGGAAGTGATTGTGCCCCTATATTTTACCTATTCTGATGAAATGATCACTTTACCACCATTGATATGTTTATAACAATTTAAAGGAGGTAAGACTtcttttggctcattgtttcagtccatggtcggctAGGTCCAGTGCTTTCAGCCTGATGTGTGTtgagagccatccatgggctcTGTGGACTCAATTGCACTCCACAGACTAGTGAATAGGCTAAGatggtgtctgggaacttccaatggacatttcctctgtgtaagaATTCCCAAACACATTTTGAGACCTATTCAAGCTCTGTCAAAGATCCCACAGAGCACTGGAGATGGGGTAACCTACTGTAGCCACACAGcccctctgagatgggtgtgacctgccaagatgccaatcaacatgctgactgcaagacatcatgaagcatgGCTCTGCTCCTGAAACCTTGTTCCTGCCTTTGGTGTATACTTTAAATAAACCTCAAGagtcattttctaattgtctagctccagctcctgtgtggactggaCCTATCAGGGGCTCCAACTTTTTGATGATAgctttctgactttgtcttttgttctttattaatTCTTATAGACTTTCATTTCTTAGGAGGCTTATCCCTCTAAACCAGCAAGAATTCATTGGCAAGATCCTGGCCACCACAATAGATGTGAGGATgagcatcatggtagaagagcatggcagaggcaACTTTCTCAGCTCATGGCACTCAGAAAGCAGCGACAGGCATAGCAGAAGGGACCAGGAACTAGGAAGAGTCCCCAAGGGCATACCCCTATTGTATGCCATTTATCTATGtaagggttctgtgtttgggattgaggTTTCTAATAGCTTCATGACTGTGGCACGCTGGGCGACTGTGCAAAGTTtttgtgcaaagacacagaatgctTGGCTGCTGGGAaaacttctgtgcaaagacacagcaAGCCTAGCTACTGTAGCAATGTCCTTCAGGAGGAGGCTCTGAGTTAGTGTCTTATCAGAATTGATGGTTAATCTCAGGCACAcaactcctgggaataaaggaactctcttgttagacaacTACAATGTTTCACTGTGCCTATACCTGTCCACATAAaagtaactttatacaatggatTTTCTTgggagctacacaaagctcctaacattgcacattacaACTTAGTATGTAAcagaggaataagctgcataatgttgctgaGTCTGTCACATGCCTGGTAATACAATGAACAATATGTACTGATGATGTCAATGATCTAAAGTAACctatggatataaataaagctagCAGCTTGGGTGAGCAGCTTTTGCTTTTGCCTATTCACTTTGCTtctgatcattttattttccttacatatctatatttaaaaatttgggaaAGTATCAGCCTATGTTTGTCATTCCAGCACAATGTTTTTAATGCCCAACATATGCCATTTTGGATGACAAATTATCTGATTACTATAATTCAAGATAGAAGGAGAACAGTATATCTGATGTTTTAGGTTATTCTGTCAATgtacctacttcctctagccatgccccaacTGACTACAGTTACCAAGaatccattaaaattattaaccCATCTAATGGATTTATTAACTGAATTCTGTCTGATAATGATATGTTAGAAGAGATTCCCAATGTTTCTCTGGAAACTTTGCTTTTATGAATGGATGTAGCAGTATAAAGAGTGGATGTATGAGTCTTACAGACATCAGTCCTTCAGTAGCTTCCTAGAACAGATATTACAGCCCTCTCTGTTTATCAGCAAAGTTCTAAATAAGTGTATGCACGAGACTGCAATAACTATGACTGATGCCGTAATCCTGCAAAAGATGTCAAGCAAAATCACAATAATGTAAGTTCTAAAGACACAGGTAGTAAATATGGAAgagcataaaaatatttacattttaggtGTATGTAGAGTttaatggggattgaatctagggccttgagCATACTAAGCACACTATCGACAATGGAGTTtaggatttctattttttatcctcTAGTGCAATGCGCTTTACATGTGGATAATTTTCTCATCTCATACACACAAATCACACACAtgaatacaatgaaataaaaagaactctgAAAACTTACCAGGCTTTGCATTCAGTGTTCTCTGTCCACTTCCAAATGTGATATGATGCTTCTCTTTTAAGGCCAATCCAATAATCAGAAAGACCATTATCTCTTTTCAGGAAATTCTGTTATACAACACAGAAAGTGAAAACATGtgctcatgtttttaaaaagatcttgAGTTTATCTTCCCTACAGCCTTCTTTTGTAGAGGTGATATCATAGTATACTTGAGAAGCATAGATTTGGAGTTAGACCAGTCATCAATTCTTAGTTAAGTCATTTAATATCTGTGATCCTAAATTTCTTCATAAGGGACCACATATTCATGGCTGTCATTCCAGCGCAATGCTTTGAGTGCACACCTTCAATATCCAACATGTGTCAATGCAGATGACAAATTATCGGATTAGCATATTTTTGAGTGGAAGGAGAacagtatatttaatttttgcagGTTAGTATGCCCAAATATCTGAAATGACTCACAGGATTCCAGGCCAAGTATATACCTTAACCAATGGCACACACTAAAATGTGTCTCATGCTCCAAATTCTGTTTGAGATGTGATCCTTTCTCATATTTCAGCTTTAACTTTATGCAGCCCAAACCACTCAGGGGGCAAAGAATTCTAAAGGGAAAAGTGATCCAAAACCTCTTCTTACCAGTTCCTCCTGTCTTTCAAACTGAGCGAGACTGGCTTCTAAGGTAGTGCAAAAGTTCTGGCTGAATGTCCAGTTCCCCATGTCTTCAGCAAAATATAAACACTGGCTTCCAAATGCTATCCAATCTTTTGGGCAGGTAACAAACACAGGGTTCTCTAAGGTCTGCTCCTTATTTTTTGCTAAAATTGAGACAACCAGAAGGAATgataattagcaaatatttttttctcttttatttcttttttttctgtttataattcTGACTTCCATTTTGAAGTATACATATGGATTGTTGCTTTCATGACTCATCACCAAGTCTTATCCTAAGTGTAATCATCATGTGCCCAGTGACCTTCAAATTAGGTATCTGCTCCCCTTTCTGTGGACAACCTCCATGCTCTTAACAACAGAAAGGAAAACTACTTACCTGTCCTCGATTTTACTATCATACATTTATTGAGGGATGCAAAAGCTTCTTGTATACAGTGTATGACACCATTCAAAATACTGTTTTTGATATCAAAAGTACTATCAAGGACTTCCTAAAttttctgatgtgtgtgtgtgtgtgtgcgcacgtacTATTAAATGTATGCAAAAATATTTTGACCATGGGCCACTGTTAGATGTCCTGAAACTAACAAGATTTCAAAGTATAGCTTATtggaaaaacatatatttttattccataGCTCTACCATTTCCTTCCCTTAACATCTAAAAATTTTGTATTGCTTTTGGAATGTTTAGTGAAGGCAAAATGGAATGTTTAGTGAAGGCAAAATGAAAAGAGATCAGGTAAAACTATCAAATACCAACAACGACTTATTTTCCTTTAGATTTAATAGTAGGCAATTCTTTACAGCTCTTCCTAACTCTTATCACAAGAATAAGTCATTAGGTAAGAGAATGAAAACAAATAGCTGTAAAGTTtattatcattgatttattttaaattaacagaATTATTTTTCAGAGACAGCTAAATATTGTAGGTGATATTAAATAAAACTCTTTGGTAAAATATTTATCTGACTTTTTAGACTTGTGCATTATTAATTGAGCTAGTTAAAGCTAATTTAAGGAAATATGTTTTTCATATTATGTAGTTTTATGAAAGGGTTACTCCAACTGTAGTCAATTCTCATCTTATTTCCTCATGTAAAATGCTTAATATATTCTTTTgttattaacaaaaaataaaattatatgataaatTCTGGATGAATTAAATGTTGTGGGAGAGAATTAGTAAATTATACAACTCTcatattcacagaaaaaaaattcattagagGATGAGTTTCTCAAAGGGAAAGTCTCTGAgtttttataaatcatttattttaattattgtggcAGGCTAATACCAGATTCAAATACACTATGTGCAGGTATTTGCTGAagaattaatattctttttgtCATACTTTCCAACTAATACATACTCATAATTTGAGCTATACATAGTATTACATTATGGCAAATTTTGAGAGCAGCATATGCATTAAATCACAATTTAGATGttgataataaataaattgcattttttgataattttcaaaatttatatcaaatagtttctaatatttttaaattatatatacatgcagtatctttatcttgtttatttacttttatattgtgctgagtatcaaacccagtgcctcacacaaaccCAGTGCAAGCACTctctgctgagccacaccccagccacctcaaattgttttcaaatacaaaatattactaaaattataattctaaataatatgaaaaaatattttaagagagtattatatgattttttaaatgaaatttcaacatattaaaaatagtaaACAAGAAGTGGCAAACAACTTTAAGTAACACACAGTCATCTCATATTGTACTATGATAAAATTCTAGAATAGAAATACAtttgaagaaaacaaatcaaCCAGAATTTTCAAACATTAGGAAGGTTTTAGTTCATgtgttttttaattgttattcattcattcatttactcattcattagTTCATTTTGTGGTGGGGGAATCAATCTCAAGTCCTtatgcaggctaggcaagcactctactgctgagttacatGTCCAGATCCATGTTTCatgcttataaaaaaaaatagttaatggtgGGTTTCAGATCATAACAAAATGTATATTCCAATAGGAATATGTAAGATGACAATGtaaagataaattttaacatGACAACATTTTTGATGTGCTAGAAATTATATGATTTATAACTATTTAAATATCTGATGAAAAATGTCAGGTAACATGTAGTTTTTCAAATTATCTTAGGTCAGGTTTTAGAAGTTGTAagatggcttgggaggctgaggcagaaggcctGTAAGTTCAAAGTctgcctcagtaacttagcaaggccctaagaaacttagtgagaccctatctctaaattaaaatataaaaagttctggggatgtggctcagtgattaagcacccttgagtttaatccccctTCCAACAGTGTGGAGAGTAGAAGTtgtagcaacaacaaaaatttgaagACCActtttataaatcaaaatacacatattttctcATGTGAAGTCATCTCTACCTGAGCAGTTCTTTAATAGACCCCAAGCAAAGCTGGTGGTATATTGCTTCTATGTACAaaggatgaatattttttttaaagaaatttgtaGTTCTTCTATACTTTCCTGCATTCTCAGTCTTCTTAAGTATAAGCTGTAACGTAAATTAAATTgttaatttctgaaatttttcatttaatatatttgaaaaacagtTGGCCATGTGTAACTGAAACCACAAGTAATGGGGGGATGCTGTACCTTCCCTTATTATATTCCTCTTCTCCATTCTTACTCTGCTTTATCTACATTTTACTTGAGAATATTTCAAGTACACActctaatttattctttaatgGAATGACAATTCTGATTGGGACAAGTCAGGAAATAGTTAGCTAAGTGGAATTTCTATACTCATAGCTTTGCTCATATCAGTGAATTGCAATTGTGTTCTTTCAAGctcaaaagaaaattcttaaaattatcattgatttttttcttcctaatactCTATATTCCATCTAATATGAAATACTGTTGGCTTAACTTCCAAAATATCTATCTTGCCCACAACTCCACACTGTTTTCATCAGGCCTAAGGCATCATCATTTCAAGTTGATTTCTACAAGATTTTTCTGAAAAGTCTTCCTGCTTTTATCCTGATCTCCTAATAGTTTATTCTCACTATGGAAATAAATTATTCAGCCATTGAAGTTCAATGCTGccacctctttctttttattgcattCAGAGTGAAATGCAGTTTTTAAATAGCTTACAAGACTTCTGCTATCCATGGAAAATATCCCCACTGGATGCCTAAAATTATGGATAATACCAAACCCTATATgtactatgttttcttttttattcctataCATACAGGCAACCCATTGATAAAGTTTGACCTTTTTACTTAAAAGGCAGCCTTAATGGCTTCTCTTTGGTATATCCGAATTGCCAATAAtgttaagtaaatataaataatgttaagtaaaataaaaattattagaacacAGATACCATGAAAGTCAATCTGATAATGGAGGCAGCTCCATTATCAGATGGATGGGCAGGTTGTGGATGCATTAGCAGAGGGGTGATTCAATTTTTGggcaaaatgacaaaaaaatggCACAAGACTTTGCTACACTATTCAGAGCAGTgtgtaatttaaaacttatagattgttaatttctgaaatttttcatttaatatttttgaaaaacagttGACCATGTGTAACTGAAACCACAGGTAATGGGGGGATGCTGTACCTTCCCCTATTATATTACTCTCCTCTATTCTTACTCTGATTTATCTACAGCATACTCCCAAAGTCCTAGggctttgctttcctttttctgtctGGAACAGTTCCCCAGGAAAGCATGACTTTTCCATCCTCTTCAAAATATTGGTAAATACCTTACCAAAGAAGATCCTATTGCTCCCCTTCATATATTACAACATGTTCCACTCTTACCCTTATTCACCTGCTAGAAATTAACTTTGAAGACAGCAGGAATTgttttgtgcgtgtgtgtgtgtgtgtgtgtgtgtgtgtgtgtttgtgggtgtgtTTTATTTACTGATATACCTCAAGCACTTTACACAGTGCCTGACGCATAACAAAgctcaaaattatataaatatttacaggcAATATAAATGTGTACAAGATATTGCATAGTTTGGAGAAAAAGTAACTTACCtgacaaaaaaatggaaagtgcAATGACACTTGCAATTAGGACTGAGATAATGAGAAagcataaataaattttgatagGAGTTACCAGATGTATAATTGCTAGAAATTTTACTTTACTGAAAAACATAAATACCAAAATACAATCTCATCAAAAtcttagggaggaaaaaaattaattagccACAGAATCAACTCCAAGTTTAGTTTGTACTCTCCTACTGCAAGTCTCTTCTACAAAAGATTCTGTCCATCAATAATATCCATGAAAGAGGGTTACAGCCAAGGGAAATGGAACTTTCTTCTACAGGATTTTCCAGTTATTAGAATAAGAGGCaatgaaagtaaaacaaataagGGTGAAAAAGAGACATATAAATAATCCATATTTGCCTCCATAATAAATGACCTGGTTAGAAATACTGAGGGATACattagatataaataaatgtaattaactttttttcccatttaaaaagctagatttatttaaattcattacTCCCCCGCATGCCGTTAACTTTAAGCAAAACAACTTATGGcctaacttctttttaaaatttttttatctgttctttttagttacacatgacagtagaatgtattttgacatatcatatattcatGGAGTagaacttcccattcttgtggttgtacatgatgtggagttacagtgatcatgaacataggaaagctatatcaaatccattctactgtctttcccattcccatcttttcttccttcccaccaTTCCTCTCTGTCCAACTTGGTGAACTTCCACTCCCCACCACTACCTATATCtctgtatatcagagagaacatttggactttggtcTTTGGGGATTAACATGAGAGTTTTCAGTTCCctccattttccagaaaatgccatattttcattcttctctatggctgagtaatattccattgtgttagatgtaccatattttctttatccatccatctgttgaagggcacctaggttggtttcatagcttagctattgtgaactgagctgttCTGAATGTTGATGTGTCctcatcactatagtatgatgattttaagtcctttggatatatgccaaggTGTGTGTCAAATAttggtttcattccaaattttctgaagaatactactttcagagtggttgcaccagaaatctctcttttccccacatccttgccaactttgATTGTTActggtattcttgataattgccattctgactggatgtAATGCACCTTTTTAACAGAATAAGAAAAGAGAGGACATAGGAGCATCCCAAGAAATGCAGCAAAAGCatgagaaaatttttattcttttaaattaaaaaaatacaacaaaatatttaatgagcaaATTTGTCTTAGCAAATATGAAACTGccccagagaggaagagaaggacagGAGCCTGGGGATTGTGGGCGTGGGAGCCTGTTGGGGAAGGCCAAAGAGATCCAACTAAGAAACAAGGAAAGACAGAGCTGGgaccagggaggagcagaggaaggggctgTGGTCCTGCAAAGGGGAGAGGGCAGGGCACTAAGGGCCAGTCAACAAAATCCAAAGATATTTGGCCATGAAATATAAACACGGGGTGATCCTACcatgaggaggagaaaggggtcTAAGGTGAGGGAGGCTGCTTTGGGAGAGGCCCTGGGCGTCCTACCTGCCCTGCTGTGGGCCCCTCTCCATCCCAACCCcctccctctgtgtctgtgtggtgCTTGTCTGTGTGGGCCTGTGTGCACTTcagtcccctcccttccctaacCTCCCgcccctccaccccccacacTTAATTGCTGCCATTCCAGTTGCTGCTGGCTGTCAGGCTGTCATTTCCCTGTCGCTCCTCTGCCCATCATCttcagagggggagggggagggggacaggtggagagagaagcctccagccagccctgcccccaccctccccaggccACCTCTACCATAAATCTTGCTGGTGGTAAGAGTCAGGGTCACAATATTTTGTGACAACCTGACTGTTGGCAGATTTGAGAAGGTCCTGCATGGCTTTCTGGCAGTCACACAGAGGTGAGCTCCACAATGATCCTGCTGCAGCCAGCACCTACCTGGACACCATCTGTATCCAGGGGATCCCGATAGACATGAGGAGCTGCACTTGCTGCACTCATCCCGCAGGTCCCCCACAGCCTCCTGTTCTCTTTGTCCACTAGGCGCGCCTCTGGCAGCACCACTTCATGAGGCACAGGACCTCAGTAGGGTGGCCGCCCATCTGCACCTGGGAGCTCATCAGGCCCTTCACCTGCAGCACCACGGGTGTCTGGTTGATGGTGCTCAGCATGGCCCTCTGCAAGAgcagcatttttttcccctgcagCTGTATCCCATTCAGCCTGGTCTGTGGCGATGACGTCAAGGAATCGACCAAAATGCTATTAGATGTAATAAATGAGTTTTTACAAAACTGTAGGATATAATGCTAATCTTTAAAAGTCACTTCAATTTTCATATACTAGCAATTCTCAAAtgcaaatagaatataaaatcagTACCATTTGTAGTAACATCAGCTAAGATAAAATGCTTAATTGTAAACCTATCAAAATATGTTCATAATCAGTATAATAAAGactatattgaaaaataataaatagctcAAAGAAGatctaaatcaataaataaaagatgttcaTAGATTGGAATATTCAACTCATGGATGGAATATTCAAACTATTTCCAAACAGGTTTATAAATCCAGTGCAATGCAGTAAACACTTCACCatgatttactttatttttcgTAGAAATCAAGAAGATCACTTTTTAATTATGTGAAAAGGTAAAAGAACCAATagccaaattattttgaaaaaaagatcaaatttgaagaaataagagTTCTAGATTTCATGACTTACAAAGTAACAACAATAAAGACAATATCATAGtggtaaataaacacataaaatatgcTTGATGTTAAGACTTTTGAGAAATGCTTGATGAAAGACTTTTGAGAATCACCATATGATTCTCAGAGTGGCAAACAAAACTAAACAGAGTCACAACAGCAAGTGTTGGTGAAGAACAGATGCAAATGGAATGTCCTTCTACTGTGTTTAGAAAGGCAAAATGGTAAACAGTCATTTGCCATATGCCCTGTGCAGCTTGCCCCTAGGTATTCTACACAAGGGGAAAAATCTTGACTTTACATAAAAACCTATacgtaaatatttattgaagttttattgttttattgataattagtaaaaactgaaaaatttgcAATGATTCAAACATTCTTCAGCTGAGAGAGATATAAAAACTCCATCAGTATTTATG
This window encodes:
- the LOC120888567 gene encoding C-type lectin domain family 2 member D11-like, which encodes MGNWTFSQNFCTTLEASLAQFERQEELNFLKRDNGLSDYWIGLKREASYHIWKWTENTECKAWFSIKEFGACAYLNDNGISNVRNYTDNVVVCFPPHKNLN